In Myxococcaceae bacterium JPH2, the DNA window GGGGGCTCCGTGAGGACCTGCTCTCCGTGACGGTGGACGGCGCGAGCGTGCCGTACCAAGGGCGGCGCTATCACTGGGCTCCGCCCCGTGAGACGGACTTCCTGCGCTTGGAGCCGGGCGAGCAGGTGTCGAACGCCGTGGATGTCGGCGCGGTCTATGACCTGTCCCGCTCGGGCCGCTACCGCCTGCGCTACCAGGCCCAGGCCGCCATGTCCGCGGAGGTCGCGGCCCTTCGCTCCGAGGACCTGGAGGTGGACATCGCGGGACGTCCCTTCGTGCCGCCCTGGCGTGAGGCTCCTGGCATCGTCTCCTCTCAGGCGCTCACCACCAGCCGCTGCGTGGAGCCGACGCATCCCGCGGCCACGCTCAACGCGGCGTTCTCCGCGGCGCGCGACATGGCGGCGGACAGCGTTCAGTACTTCACGGCCTTCATTCCCCCCTCGCGCTACACGACCTGGTTCGGAACCAGCACGTCCGCTCGGATCGCGACGGTGAAGAGCCACTTCGTGGCCATCTCGAATGCCTTGGCGACGCAGTCCGTGGTCATCGACTGCAGTTGCACCGACCCGGACACTTATAGCTACGTCTATCCGGACAACCCGTATCGCATCTTCGTGTGCGGCCTCTTCTGGTCCGCGCCGACGACTGGCACGGATTCCAAGGGGGGATTGCTCATCCACGAGATGAGCCACTTCACCATCCTCGGAGGGACCGACGATTGGGCATTCGGACAGGCCGCATGCAAGGCCTTGGCGGCGTCCAACCCCGCCAAGGCCATCGACAACGCGGACTGCCACGAGTACTTCGCGGAGGCCCGCTCTCAGTAGCGCCGCGCGGTGATGGGCGCGCTCACGGGTCGAATCGGAACGTGGTCTCGGTGATGGAGGCCCGCGTTCCGAAGCGCTGACAGAACGCGGTCAGCGCCGCATAGGGCGCCGTGGACAGGACACTGCGGAACTCCAGATGCATCACCAGACAGTAGAGCGAGACCTCCAGGAAGCTCAGGTCTCGCTCGGGTGGCAGCGCGGCGAGCGCCGCGGGCGTGTGCTCCTCCAGCCACGCCATCATGTTGAGCAGGGATTGGCGCTGCTTGGCGGGATGGGTTCCGCCCTCGGTCGCGCCTCCGGCCTTGGCCATCACCAGCGACACCTCGGTGGACATGGCCTGGAGGACCAGCTCCTGCGCGTTGGCGAGCACGGGCTCAGAGAGGTCCTCGGGCCAGACCACGCGCGGCGGCGTGCTCGCGCGGCGGCACAACTCACGGCAGATGTTGAGCGCGCCAAACCAGGTGCCGTGCGAAGTCTTCAGCGTGGGGATGCGCAGGGCGGGATTGCCGCCGTAGTCATTCACGTCCGAGGACATCAGGTCTCGCACCACATGGAGGGTGTGCGCGGTGCGTGTCTCCGCGGCGAAGATGCGAACGATGCGCGTGAAGTGGGAGCTGGAGCGGCCCATGAGGGTGGGCACCGCGGTGTCCGGGGATTGGAGCGTCATGGCGTGTCGGTCCTGAGGTTCAGCGAGCGGAAGGGCGGGGAGGGGGCAGACACTCGCCGGTGGTGTAGGGCCGCGTGCGGACGCACCAGGCCGGGCGGCCTTCGTCGGTCCATGAGACCTCGATGTCCGCGGCGTCGCCATCGGGCAGGGCTCCCGGCCAGTCCTCCACCCGCTGGAGTCCCCGGGCCTCGCTCCAGTGGTACAGCCCCACCGGGGCCCCTGGCTTCGCGCTGGCCAGCACGAGCGCGAGCGTGTGCTGGGGGCCGCAGGAGAGCTTCGCCACGTTGCGCTCGCCCGCGTAGACGATGGTGGAGCGCAGGGCCTCGCCGTGCTCCAGCCAGTAGAACTCCAGCTCGGAGTTCGAGTCCTCGGTGAGGGGGGTACGGAGCAGGAACGCGGTCTCGTCGCACCAGGGCTCCATCCAGCGGCGGCCGGGCAGGGACTGCGCGGCGCCCGTGCGCGTGTCCACGAGGAGCAGCTCCCCGGTCCGCTTCTGCACGCGCACGCGCTCGGCGCGAGGGCTGGCGGAAATCTCGCGGATGCCCGTGATGCGCGCGGAGCCCGCGACCAACGTTCCGTCCTCGCCGCAGGAGGTGTTCTCCCAGTCAGCCCAGTCGCATGTGCGCTGAGAGAGATAGGTCGCGGGACCGACGACGATGGTTCGTTGGGATTCGTGGCGGCGGCATCCTCCCACCGCGAGGACTCCGCACGACGCGAGGGCCACGAGCCTCAAGGACGAACGCCATCGCTCGGTGAGATGCATGCGCGGCAGTCTAGGGGGGAGGCGGCGTGAAAGTCAGGGCCGGGTCATCTCGACCCGCGTCCAGGCCCGGGCTCATCGCATGGGCGAGACACGAAGCGTGGCGCGGGTGCGGCGTGCCCGAGGCGTCTCGCCGGTCTCTCGGCGGAAGACGCGGCGGAAGGCCGCAGGGTCCGCGTAGCCGACCTGGGCCGCGACGTCGTCCACCGCGCGCTGCGTGGTCTCCAGCAGGTGCACTGCCTGGGCGATGCGCAGGCGCTGCGCGAAGTGCTGGGGCGTGGTGCCCAGCGCGGAGCTGATCCTCCGCGCGAGCGTGCGCGGAGACGTGGCCGTGGCCCGCGCCATGTCGTGGACCGTCACCTGTCGCGCCAGGTTGGACGTGACGAAGGACTCGAGCTGGCGCACCACCGGGTCCGCGCTGCGCAGGTGCTCCAGCACCATGTAATGCGACTGCGACGCGCGCTCGTCCAGGACGAGGTATCGGGCCACCATGTGCGCGAGCGAGGGGCTCACCCGTCGAGCCAGGAGCGCGAGCAGGAGGTCGGAGTGCGCGAACGCCGAGCCCGCGGTGTGCACGCCGCCGGACTCGACCACCATGCGGTCCGTGCGCAGCGTCACGTGAGGGAAGCGCTGGGTGAACGTGGAGCCCAGCCACCACGTCGTCGTCGCCTGCTGTCCATCGAGCACGCCCGCGGCGCCCAGGACGAAGGTCGCCGAGCAGGACGCCGCGACGCGCACCCCTTTCGCCGCGGCGCGCGCGACGGACTCGACTCCGCGCACGATGTCGGGCCGCTCCAGCGCGGCGGTGATGGCCCGTGGGGTCGCCATCCCCAAGCCCGGCAGCACGAGCACGTCATCCGAGTCCAGCGTGCGCGGACCGAGCGCGCCATCCACCTCCAGCACTCGCTTCGTCGCCGTTCGGACCGGCTTGCCATCCACGGACACCAGCCGATGCCGGGGCGCCTGTCGGCCCTTGGGCAAGGCCACGAGCCCCGCGCGGGTGATGCGCGCCGCGGCGTCGAGGATGTCGAGCGCGACGCCCACCGGACCATCGGCGACGCCGTCGAAGACGAGCTGCGTGAGGGTTCCGCCCATGTGGCAAGAATAGACCGAACAATGGCATTCCCGCCACTTGGCCAGATTGCGCCGTATGGCCACCATGGCGTGCATGACCGACGCGATGCGAGATGATCCACTCGATGACTTCGAGCGCCGTTCCATCACCCTGGAGGGCGCGACCCGGAATGTCTACGTCATGGGGACCGGGCCCGCGGTGATTGTCATGGCCGAGATGCCCGGCATCAGCCCCCATGTCGCGCGCTTCAGCCGCTGGGTGCGGGACGCGGGCTTCACCGTGTACATGCCGTCACTCTTCGGAAAGGACGGGGCCTATCCCCAGGCGGAGGAGGGCCTGGCGGTGATGCAGCGCGCCTGTGTCAGCGCCGAGTTCCGCGCCCTCGCGTCGAACGTGTCGAGCCCGGTGACGAAGTGGCTCCGCGCGCTCGCGGCCCACGCGCATGCGGAGTGCGGCGGGCCGGGCGTGGGGGCCATCGGGATGTGCTTCACCGGCAACTTCGCGCTCACCATGATGCTCGATGCCTCGATGCTCGCCCCAGTGTTGTGTCAGCCCGCGCTGCCGATGAATGACCCGGGCGCGCTGGAGATTTCGCCCGAGGACCTGGCGACGGTGCGCTCGCGGCTCGAGCGCGAGAACCTGACGGTCCTCGGCTATCGCTTCGCGGGAGATCGCTTCTGCACGGCGCAGCGGTTCGCGGCGTACTCCGAGGCGCTCGGTGAGCGCTTCGTCGCGCGAGTGCTCCCGGATGAGGCCGCCCATCCCGAGCCGCCGCCCTTCTTCGCGCGGGTCGTGAAGAGTCCCCACAGCGTCGTCACCGCTCACCTGGTGGATGCGGCCGGTCAGCCCACCGTCGCCGCGCGGGATGAAATCCTCGCGTTCTTCGCCTCTCGGCTGAATCCCTGAGCGCCCGTCACCCATCGGCGCTGCGCGAGCCCCCAACGGATTCCCAGGCGCCTGCTCAAGCCGCCTGCCCGGAGCCCGTTGCGGGGCACCTGATGACTACCTTCAGGAGCGGGTTGAGCCCGTACGGTCCTTGAGCGCTGGGCGCGAGCGCCGTCTGGGTAAGAAGGGGGCGCGGATGCGTGGGCGACACCTGGGGTCTTCCCTGCTGGGGGCCGTCGCGGTGCTGGTCCTGGGGGCGGGATGCGGTGGCCCGTCGTCGGGTCAGCGAAGGGAAGAGCAAGAGGTGGCCGCGATGTACACGCTGCCGGAGCCACTGGGTGAGCACGAGGGAACGTGGCTGGCCTGGCCTCACTCCTTCGAGTTCGGGGTGGACTATCGCGATGGGCTCGACCCGAGCTGGGTGGCCATGACGCGCGCCTTGGTGACCAGCGAGAACGTCCATGTGCTCGCCCATGACGCGGGGGAGGTCCGTCGCATCCAGTCGCTCCTGACCGCCCAGGGGGTGCCGCTCGAGCGGGTCGATTTCACGACCCATGGTTTCGAGGATGTGTGGATCCGGGACTTCGGCCCCATCTATGTGCGTGACGCCGCGGGCAAGCCCACCATCGAGGGCTGGGGCTTCAACGGCTGGGGCGAGAAGCAGCCCTTCGCGCGCAGCGCCGAGGTGCCGAAGGCGATTGCCGAGAAGCAGGCGTTGCCCTACGTCGACTTGCAGCGCGACATCGTGAATGAGGGCGGGGCCGTCGAGGTTGACGCGCACGGAACCCTCATGGCGACCCGGAGCTCGACGCTGAATGCGAACCGCAACCCGGGAATGACCCAGGAGCAGATGGAGGGCTTCTTCCGGAAGTACCTCGGCGTGACGCGCTTCATCTGGCTGGATGGCGTCGCGGGGCTCGACATCACGGACATGCACATCGACGGGTTCGCCGTCTTCGCTCGCGACAACACCCTCGTCACGATGAGCGATGACGACCTCGCGGAGTGGGGCGTGCCAGACCAGGACATCGACACCCTTCATGCCGCGACGAGCGCCTCGGGCCAGCCGTACACGCTCGTGACGCTGCCCCTCACCGCGAAGGACGTGACGACCACGTGGGGAAAGCAGCTCGGGTACAAAGGGTCCTACGTGAACTACTACGTGGCCAACTCGGTGGTGTTGGTGCCGAACTACGCGGACGCCAATGACGGTGTCGCCAATGCCATCATCCAGAAGCTGTTCCCGGACAAGAAGGTCGTCGGCATCGACGTGCGAAACCTCTATGCCGAGGGCGGCATGGTGCATTGCGTGACGCAGCCTCAGCCTCGGTAGCGCTTCGCGCGTTCAACCGACGCTGAGCGGTGTGCCTTGTCTCGGTCGGTGTAGGCTGGCGGGCTGGCACGGGCCGAAGGTGGCTCGGGTCCATCTCCCCAGCAGTTCATCCGAGTCGAGGCATCCGTGACGACCGAGCAGGTGCGCAAGGCACGCCAGAAGTTGGTCCTGGACCACTTTCGTGACGAGGTGAGGCAGAACTGGGACGACGTCCTGTCCACCTTTCCGCATCCCCACTACGAGCTGGTCGCGACCCTGACCGTCCATGACGGGCATGAGAAGGTTCGGGACTACTACCGCGCCACCCGCGTGGCGTTCCCGGATCAGCACCACGAAATCATCGCGCTCCGGCACAGCGACGACGCGGTCATCGTGGAGTTCTGGCTGATGGGTACGCACCTGGGCCCGCTGGGCGCCATCCCTCCCACCGGCAGCACGTTCCGGGTGCGGATGACCGCGTACTTCATCTTCGACGCGGCGGAGACCCTGGTCTGCGAGCGCGTCTATTTCGACTCGCTCAGCATGCTCAAGCAGCTCGTGGGGGGACTCGACATGAAGAACCCCAAGAACTGGGTCCTCGCGGCCCGGTGCCTCAAGGGGCTCTTGTCCATGTCTGGCGAAGGCCCCGCCGAGTCGCTGCTGCGAACGAGCCCGCCCACGTTCGAGGACTGAGCGGGGGCGCGGCGACAGGCGGGGCGCTCGTCACTTGGGATACGACTCCGACGCGGCCTCCTTGCGCGCGCGCTCCGTATCCGCTCGCTGCTTTCGTTCATGGTCCCACCGCGCGCGGTCGTCGATGTCCTGCTGCTGCTGCGCGGGAAACTCCGTGATGATCAGCGGAGCGAGCTGCTCGAGCGTCTGCTTGAGCTGCGGGAACGACACCTCGTCCTTCACCACGAGGACCTTCCACGGGTCCGACGTGCTGCTGCGTTTCAGGTCGAACGCGATGTGGCCCGAGGGCCGCATCTCGGGCGGGACGCGGACGTAGACCGACCTGCGTGTCGTGTCGAACCCGCAGGGAGTGACTGTCACGCTCGTGTAGGAATACTGGCTGTGGCGTCGGCTGTGCGGCCCATACTCGAGCTCACACGCATTCAACGGCCGGAGCTGCTCCTGGAACGACGCCAGCTCCGCCAGGTCTCCCACGTTCGTGGTGCGCAAGAAGCCCATCGGCGAGAGCCCGATCGCCAGGCCGAGGGTGATTGCCCCGGTCGCGCTGATGACTCCGAAGCCAATCAGGGCGCGCAGGAGCCCGGAGACGCGGGGCGGGGGAGGAGTCGGTGATGACATGGTGCGCCGACCCTAGTGGAGCTGCTCCCACCCGAACAATCCGCTCGTTTTCGAGGGTGGGTGAATTCCAGTTTTATATGGTAATTTTGACTTAGTGGACTTTTCTTGTTTTCTGTTCTAAGGATTCGAGAGTCCACTTTGGCGATCCCGCGCCGAAGGGACTGGATCCGCTTCAGGACAAGAGGAAGACACGCATGTTCAAGAGAGCAGCGGTGCTCGCGGTGAGCTGTGGTGCGCTTTTGGCCGGTTGTGGCACGGACGTGGCGCAGGAGAACCAGGAGATTGTTGCGAACCTGGCCAAGGCTGGCTTCCCGTCGGACGACATCACGGTGGTGGATGGCGCGGTCTACGTGGGTGGTGACGCGCATGTGACGCTCGAGGCGT includes these proteins:
- a CDS encoding glutathione S-transferase domain-containing protein codes for the protein MTLQSPDTAVPTLMGRSSSHFTRIVRIFAAETRTAHTLHVVRDLMSSDVNDYGGNPALRIPTLKTSHGTWFGALNICRELCRRASTPPRVVWPEDLSEPVLANAQELVLQAMSTEVSLVMAKAGGATEGGTHPAKQRQSLLNMMAWLEEHTPAALAALPPERDLSFLEVSLYCLVMHLEFRSVLSTAPYAALTAFCQRFGTRASITETTFRFDP
- a CDS encoding agmatine deiminase family protein → MRGRHLGSSLLGAVAVLVLGAGCGGPSSGQRREEQEVAAMYTLPEPLGEHEGTWLAWPHSFEFGVDYRDGLDPSWVAMTRALVTSENVHVLAHDAGEVRRIQSLLTAQGVPLERVDFTTHGFEDVWIRDFGPIYVRDAAGKPTIEGWGFNGWGEKQPFARSAEVPKAIAEKQALPYVDLQRDIVNEGGAVEVDAHGTLMATRSSTLNANRNPGMTQEQMEGFFRKYLGVTRFIWLDGVAGLDITDMHIDGFAVFARDNTLVTMSDDDLAEWGVPDQDIDTLHAATSASGQPYTLVTLPLTAKDVTTTWGKQLGYKGSYVNYYVANSVVLVPNYADANDGVANAIIQKLFPDKKVVGIDVRNLYAEGGMVHCVTQPQPR
- a CDS encoding dienelactone hydrolase family protein, producing MACMTDAMRDDPLDDFERRSITLEGATRNVYVMGTGPAVIVMAEMPGISPHVARFSRWVRDAGFTVYMPSLFGKDGAYPQAEEGLAVMQRACVSAEFRALASNVSSPVTKWLRALAAHAHAECGGPGVGAIGMCFTGNFALTMMLDASMLAPVLCQPALPMNDPGALEISPEDLATVRSRLERENLTVLGYRFAGDRFCTAQRFAAYSEALGERFVARVLPDEAAHPEPPPFFARVVKSPHSVVTAHLVDAAGQPTVAARDEILAFFASRLNP
- a CDS encoding peptidase M35, translated to MRLEPGEQVSNAVDVGAVYDLSRSGRYRLRYQAQAAMSAEVAALRSEDLEVDIAGRPFVPPWREAPGIVSSQALTTSRCVEPTHPAATLNAAFSAARDMAADSVQYFTAFIPPSRYTTWFGTSTSARIATVKSHFVAISNALATQSVVIDCSCTDPDTYSYVYPDNPYRIFVCGLFWSAPTTGTDSKGGLLIHEMSHFTILGGTDDWAFGQAACKALAASNPAKAIDNADCHEYFAEARSQ
- a CDS encoding helix-turn-helix domain-containing protein encodes the protein MGGTLTQLVFDGVADGPVGVALDILDAAARITRAGLVALPKGRQAPRHRLVSVDGKPVRTATKRVLEVDGALGPRTLDSDDVLVLPGLGMATPRAITAALERPDIVRGVESVARAAAKGVRVAASCSATFVLGAAGVLDGQQATTTWWLGSTFTQRFPHVTLRTDRMVVESGGVHTAGSAFAHSDLLLALLARRVSPSLAHMVARYLVLDERASQSHYMVLEHLRSADPVVRQLESFVTSNLARQVTVHDMARATATSPRTLARRISSALGTTPQHFAQRLRIAQAVHLLETTQRAVDDVAAQVGYADPAAFRRVFRRETGETPRARRTRATLRVSPMR
- a CDS encoding ester cyclase, with product MTTEQVRKARQKLVLDHFRDEVRQNWDDVLSTFPHPHYELVATLTVHDGHEKVRDYYRATRVAFPDQHHEIIALRHSDDAVIVEFWLMGTHLGPLGAIPPTGSTFRVRMTAYFIFDAAETLVCERVYFDSLSMLKQLVGGLDMKNPKNWVLAARCLKGLLSMSGEGPAESLLRTSPPTFED